The bacterium genome includes a region encoding these proteins:
- the rplM gene encoding 50S ribosomal protein L13 has protein sequence MQKTYLASKKDINRNWWIVDAKDQVLGRLTSQVAALLRGKHKRTFTPHLENGDHVIIVNAGKIHLTGKKWDTKAHHRTSGRPGGLSTEEYKNLRTTKPERILEYAIKGMLPKSKLGDRMFGRVNIYAGETHPHVAQKPQPLTLAHNATKRGE, from the coding sequence ATGCAAAAGACTTATCTCGCCTCGAAAAAGGACATCAACCGTAACTGGTGGATCGTCGACGCCAAGGACCAGGTCCTGGGCCGCCTGACGTCCCAAGTGGCCGCCCTCCTGAGAGGCAAGCACAAGAGGACCTTCACGCCCCATTTGGAGAACGGGGATCACGTGATCATCGTCAACGCCGGAAAGATCCATTTGACGGGGAAGAAGTGGGACACCAAGGCCCACCACCGCACCTCGGGCCGTCCGGGTGGATTGTCGACCGAAGAATACAAGAACCTTCGCACCACCAAGCCCGAACGGATCCTGGAATACGCCATCAAGGGAATGCTCCCCAAGTCGAAGCTGGGGGACCGCATGTTCGGCCGGGTGAACATCTATGCCGGCGAGACCCATCCCCACGTCGCCCAGAAGCCCCAACCATTGACCCTGGCCCATAACGCCACCAAAAGAGGAGAGTAA
- a CDS encoding MFS transporter: MNKPTLPKFPTAPSPEEAMPPAAGWRRIFASLKVPNYRYFYMGQFISMIGTWVRMAALGWIAYQMSGSEFILGLVATLNALPMVLFSVWAGSLADRIPKLRMFTATSWVAMLSSLLLSYFLFQGQASVSYLLVFSLFWGLATAFEVPSRQAMIVELVGAKDLTNAIALNSAMVNATRILGPAVAGVLIARLGAAWCFLLDGLSYLAVLYAIHNIRITLPPVKFRQKGWDHLLEGIRYVRRNPSVFRTLSLLLVMSTCAWPYISQLPAVAKAQLGMNAEGYGWLAAINGLGACAAALTVAALGDRPFKDRQVFWGILLFGTAILLFGLQHHPLGAAFFLFFCGYGVILFFSTSNSLIQSETPNELRGRVMGLWALGFGGGAPFGSFLIGLLADHVGANHALQAGGAISLLLSWLVFRRFRTDYKR; the protein is encoded by the coding sequence ATGAACAAACCCACCCTCCCAAAATTCCCCACGGCCCCCTCGCCTGAGGAGGCCATGCCGCCCGCCGCCGGATGGCGGCGTATCTTCGCCTCCCTTAAAGTCCCCAATTACCGTTATTTCTACATGGGCCAGTTCATTTCCATGATCGGCACCTGGGTCCGGATGGCGGCGCTGGGCTGGATCGCCTACCAGATGAGCGGCTCCGAATTCATCTTGGGCCTGGTCGCCACTCTCAATGCCCTGCCTATGGTGCTCTTCTCGGTCTGGGCGGGTTCCCTGGCGGACCGGATCCCCAAGCTGCGCATGTTCACCGCCACCAGTTGGGTCGCGATGCTCTCGTCCCTCCTGCTTTCCTATTTCCTTTTCCAGGGACAGGCCTCGGTTTCCTACCTGCTGGTCTTCTCGCTCTTCTGGGGCCTGGCCACGGCCTTCGAGGTCCCCTCGAGGCAGGCCATGATCGTCGAACTGGTCGGGGCCAAGGACCTCACCAACGCCATCGCCTTGAACAGCGCCATGGTGAACGCCACCCGCATCCTGGGGCCGGCGGTGGCCGGGGTCCTCATCGCGCGGCTGGGAGCGGCCTGGTGCTTCCTCTTGGACGGCCTAAGCTATCTGGCCGTCCTCTACGCCATCCACAACATCCGCATCACCCTCCCACCCGTGAAATTCCGCCAAAAGGGGTGGGATCATTTGCTGGAGGGGATCCGTTACGTCCGCCGCAACCCCTCGGTCTTCCGGACCCTTTCCCTTTTGCTGGTCATGAGCACCTGCGCCTGGCCCTACATTTCCCAGTTGCCCGCCGTGGCCAAGGCCCAGTTGGGGATGAACGCGGAAGGCTACGGCTGGCTGGCGGCCATCAACGGCCTGGGGGCCTGCGCGGCGGCCCTGACGGTGGCCGCCCTGGGCGACCGGCCCTTCAAGGACCGGCAGGTCTTTTGGGGGATCCTTTTGTTCGGGACAGCGATCCTGCTCTTCGGCCTGCAACACCATCCTCTCGGCGCGGCCTTCTTCCTCTTCTTCTGCGGCTATGGGGTGATCCTTTTCTTCTCCACCAGTAACAGCCTGATCCAATCCGAGACCCCCAATGAACTCAGGGGCCGGGTCATGGGCCTCTGGGCCCTGGGATTCGGGGGCGGGGCCCCCTTCGGCAGTTTCCTCATCGGGTTATTGGCGGATCATGTGGGGGCCAACCACGCGCTCCAGGCCGGAGGGGCCATAAGCCTTCTTTTGAGCTGGCTGGTCTTCAGGCGCTTCAGGACAGACTATAAGAGGTGA
- a CDS encoding UvrD-helicase domain-containing protein has translation MKKLIQDLNEEQRQAVVHTAGPALILAGAGSGKTRVITYRVLRLMEELHVSPFRILAVTFTNKAAQEMRDRINNLAGPLKARELFIGTFHRLCLTILKLHADKLGYQPGFTIYDDSDQKAVIKECLWDLKWDEKQVHPYAVHSHISAAKNELKNPKEYEELVAGVFQERVAQIYPRYQQKLRENNAMDFDDLLFNGVLLMKQYPDILESYRKRFEYIQVDEYQDINMAQYQLIAAIAHPLNNLYVVGDPDQSIYGWRGADIRNILRFEQDFPGAKVFKLQQNYRSTKSIIQAAQSVIRNNSQRKEKELFSLREMGETPTYYQAEDDKDEAEFVVKTLYERLAQPGRSFRHVAILYRTNAQSRVLEDACRRHNIPYIIVGGLKFYDRKEVKDLVAYLHVLVNPKDSVSLRRMINVPIRGIGSGTVAKLEESAKAQDLTLLEAVRQGAVKGEFPKKTTNALAAFAGMMDGLMAEKDGLKPSEFVKKVLERSGYLTELASEDTLEAKMRAENLKELVNSVVDYEQGQENPTLEGYLDQVSLFADADKLEDKKNCVTLMTMHNAKGLEYPIVFITGMEEGLFPHNNSMEADEEVQEERRLCYVGMTRAMDVLYMTGAACRYVYGSPQWRAPSRFLSEIPKEMIQVTGKAARIVATEGGLYEVKDAKSKDFDELKDPEWDDDPVMAPYSLGDTVRHSKFGKGMVLALNGSGENLKVTVSFPNHGKKQLLAKIAKLEKVE, from the coding sequence ATGAAGAAGCTCATCCAAGACCTCAATGAGGAACAGCGGCAGGCGGTCGTCCATACCGCCGGGCCGGCGCTCATCCTGGCGGGGGCGGGGTCGGGCAAGACCCGGGTCATCACCTACCGGGTGCTGCGGCTCATGGAGGAACTCCACGTTTCCCCCTTCCGCATCCTGGCGGTCACCTTCACCAACAAGGCCGCCCAGGAGATGCGGGACCGCATCAACAACTTGGCAGGACCCCTCAAGGCCCGCGAACTCTTCATCGGCACTTTCCACCGCCTCTGCCTGACCATCCTCAAGCTCCACGCGGATAAACTGGGCTATCAGCCCGGATTCACCATTTATGACGATTCCGACCAAAAAGCGGTGATCAAGGAATGCCTCTGGGACCTGAAATGGGACGAAAAGCAGGTGCATCCCTACGCGGTCCATTCCCACATCAGCGCCGCCAAGAACGAGCTGAAAAACCCCAAGGAGTACGAGGAACTGGTGGCCGGGGTCTTCCAGGAACGGGTGGCCCAGATCTACCCCCGCTACCAGCAGAAGCTGCGCGAGAACAACGCCATGGATTTCGATGACCTGCTCTTCAACGGGGTTCTTCTCATGAAGCAATACCCGGACATCCTGGAAAGTTACCGCAAGCGGTTCGAGTACATCCAGGTGGACGAGTACCAGGACATCAATATGGCCCAATACCAGCTCATCGCGGCCATCGCCCACCCTCTGAACAACCTCTACGTGGTGGGCGACCCGGACCAGTCCATCTACGGCTGGCGGGGGGCGGACATCCGAAACATCCTGCGCTTCGAACAGGATTTTCCGGGCGCCAAGGTCTTCAAGCTCCAGCAGAACTACCGCTCCACCAAGTCCATCATCCAGGCGGCCCAATCGGTCATCCGCAACAATTCCCAACGCAAGGAGAAGGAGCTTTTCTCGCTCCGGGAGATGGGGGAGACCCCCACCTATTACCAGGCGGAGGACGACAAGGACGAGGCCGAATTCGTGGTGAAGACCCTCTACGAGCGGCTGGCCCAGCCGGGCCGGTCCTTCCGCCACGTGGCCATCCTTTACCGCACCAACGCCCAGTCCCGGGTGCTGGAGGACGCCTGCCGCCGGCATAACATCCCCTACATCATCGTGGGGGGGTTGAAGTTCTACGACCGCAAGGAAGTGAAGGACCTGGTGGCCTACCTGCATGTGCTGGTGAACCCGAAGGACTCGGTGTCGCTGCGTCGCATGATCAACGTGCCCATCCGGGGCATCGGGAGCGGCACGGTCGCCAAGCTGGAGGAATCGGCCAAGGCCCAGGACCTCACCCTTTTGGAGGCCGTGCGGCAGGGGGCGGTGAAGGGGGAATTCCCCAAGAAGACCACCAACGCCCTGGCCGCCTTCGCGGGGATGATGGACGGTTTGATGGCCGAAAAGGACGGGTTGAAGCCTTCGGAGTTCGTGAAAAAGGTCCTGGAGCGCTCGGGCTATCTGACCGAGCTGGCCAGCGAGGACACCCTGGAAGCCAAGATGCGGGCGGAGAACCTGAAGGAATTGGTGAACTCGGTCGTCGATTACGAGCAGGGGCAGGAGAACCCCACCCTGGAAGGCTATCTGGACCAGGTCTCCCTCTTCGCCGACGCGGACAAGCTGGAGGACAAGAAGAATTGCGTGACCCTCATGACCATGCACAACGCCAAGGGGTTGGAATACCCCATCGTCTTCATCACGGGCATGGAAGAAGGCCTTTTTCCGCATAACAATTCGATGGAGGCCGACGAAGAAGTGCAGGAGGAAAGGCGGCTCTGCTACGTCGGAATGACGCGGGCCATGGATGTCCTTTATATGACGGGTGCGGCCTGCCGCTATGTCTATGGAAGTCCCCAATGGCGGGCCCCTTCCCGGTTCCTTTCCGAGATCCCCAAGGAAATGATCCAGGTGACGGGCAAGGCGGCGAGGATCGTGGCCACCGAAGGCGGACTTTACGAGGTCAAGGACGCCAAATCCAAAGACTTCGACGAATTGAAGGACCCGGAATGGGACGACGATCCGGTCATGGCGCCTTACAGCTTGGGCGATACGGTCCGGCATAGCAAGTTCGGCAAGGGCATGGTGCTGGCGCTCAATGGGTCCGGAGAGAACCTGAAGGTGACGGTCTCCTTCCCGAACCATGGGAAGAAGCAGCTCTTGGCCAAGATCGCCAAATTGGAGAAGGTGGAATGA
- a CDS encoding TIGR00730 family Rossman fold protein — MPQRKKTARRTPSVERRHSPRPKTNGSTNPFIANEFKEQDTWRMFKIMSEFVEGFEALRDIRPAVAIFGSARTQQSAKDYRLAREIGFRLSKKGFSVITGGGPGVMEGANRGAHEAGGRSVGCNIELPFEQKPNPYINLPVDFHYFFIRKVMFLRYTSAVIVMPGGFGTMDELFEVVTLVQTRKIDPMPIILVDRKYWKGVLDWIRDSVYGDRRYIDEKDQDLLQLADRPDEVVSIITRHYRYKKLL; from the coding sequence ATGCCACAACGCAAAAAGACGGCCCGCCGGACCCCTTCCGTGGAAAGGCGGCACAGCCCCCGGCCCAAGACCAACGGCTCCACCAACCCTTTCATCGCCAACGAGTTCAAGGAGCAGGATACCTGGCGGATGTTCAAGATCATGTCCGAGTTCGTGGAGGGTTTCGAGGCCCTGCGGGACATCCGCCCGGCAGTGGCCATTTTCGGGTCCGCCCGTACCCAACAGAGCGCCAAGGACTACCGCCTGGCCCGGGAGATCGGCTTCCGTCTTTCCAAGAAGGGCTTCTCGGTGATCACGGGGGGCGGGCCCGGGGTCATGGAGGGAGCCAACCGGGGCGCCCATGAGGCCGGGGGACGGTCGGTGGGCTGCAACATCGAACTGCCCTTCGAGCAAAAGCCCAACCCCTACATCAATCTGCCGGTGGACTTCCATTACTTCTTCATCCGCAAGGTGATGTTCCTGCGCTATACCTCGGCGGTCATCGTGATGCCGGGCGGGTTCGGAACCATGGACGAGCTTTTCGAGGTGGTGACCCTGGTGCAGACCCGGAAGATCGACCCCATGCCCATCATCCTGGTGGACCGGAAATACTGGAAAGGGGTCCTGGATTGGATCCGGGACTCGGTCTATGGCGACCGGCGCTATATCGACGAAAAGGACCAGGACCTGTTGCAACTGGCCGACCGGCCCGACGAGGTGGTCTCGATCATCACCCGCCATTACCGCTACAAAAAGCTCCTCTAG
- a CDS encoding NUDIX domain-containing protein: MPHKPQTTPKLAVNAFVFDGRKRVLLAKRTDNGLWCVPGGHVDLGETLAQACVRELREETGLEAQVLRLIGVYSDTAGSLHIAQGPEWHTVRVSFLCKVTGGELTPSEETSELGFFDLAALPPLITDHAQRIRDAAKGNPEAFIL, encoded by the coding sequence TTGCCCCATAAGCCCCAGACGACCCCCAAGCTCGCGGTCAACGCCTTCGTCTTCGACGGGCGCAAGCGGGTCCTCCTGGCCAAGCGCACGGACAACGGGCTCTGGTGCGTTCCGGGGGGGCATGTGGACCTGGGGGAGACCCTGGCCCAGGCCTGCGTCCGTGAATTGCGCGAAGAGACGGGCCTGGAAGCCCAGGTCCTGCGTCTGATCGGTGTCTATTCGGATACGGCGGGGTCCCTCCATATCGCCCAGGGGCCCGAGTGGCATACGGTGCGGGTCAGTTTCCTTTGCAAGGTGACGGGCGGGGAACTCACCCCCAGCGAGGAAACCAGCGAGCTGGGTTTCTTCGACCTAGCCGCCCTTCCCCCGCTCATCACCGACCATGCCCAGCGCATCCGCGACGCGGCCAAGGGAAATCCGGAAGCCTTTATCCTTTAA
- a CDS encoding fused MFS/spermidine synthase has product MPVKTEWTTNTFGHVYKGRSLYKGKTPFQSMEIFKDETFGTMLFLDGKIQISHGDENRYHQYLVSAPLLAHPSPKSICVIGGGDCFALEEAVKFKGLERILMLEIDKGVVDFCRKKYPVIERVLRDRRVEIIYKDARKWLEDNPGSFDVLIIDLTEPHGPSKMLYTREFYQLCRKRLSKKGIISIHTDNYYLFPESFATIYKTFHSVFPNILTARVDMPCFGMGWTYRMASASPISLKTLEGHVAKMRKKGVSFDYFTPSTYRVEPTNEELKVLRKRGRISTDRKPYDKFEKMEKYVTR; this is encoded by the coding sequence ATGCCCGTCAAGACCGAGTGGACCACCAATACCTTCGGCCACGTCTATAAAGGCCGTTCCCTTTACAAGGGCAAGACCCCTTTCCAGTCCATGGAGATCTTCAAGGACGAGACCTTCGGCACCATGCTCTTCCTGGACGGAAAGATCCAGATCAGCCACGGCGACGAGAACCGCTACCACCAATACCTGGTCTCCGCGCCGCTCCTGGCCCACCCTTCCCCGAAGTCCATCTGCGTCATCGGCGGGGGGGATTGTTTTGCGTTGGAGGAGGCGGTGAAGTTCAAGGGCTTGGAACGCATCCTGATGTTGGAGATCGACAAGGGCGTGGTCGATTTCTGCCGGAAGAAATACCCCGTCATCGAAAGGGTGCTCCGGGACCGCCGGGTGGAGATCATCTACAAGGACGCTCGCAAGTGGCTCGAGGACAACCCCGGGTCCTTCGACGTGCTTATCATCGACCTGACCGAACCCCATGGCCCTTCCAAGATGCTCTACACCCGGGAGTTCTACCAACTCTGTCGCAAACGCCTGAGCAAGAAGGGGATCATCTCCATCCACACGGACAACTACTATCTTTTTCCCGAATCCTTCGCGACCATCTACAAAACCTTTCATTCGGTCTTCCCGAACATCCTCACCGCCCGGGTGGACATGCCCTGCTTCGGCATGGGATGGACCTACCGCATGGCCTCCGCCTCGCCCATCTCGCTCAAGACCTTGGAGGGCCATGTGGCCAAGATGCGCAAAAAAGGCGTGTCCTTCGACTATTTCACGCCTTCCACCTACCGGGTGGAGCCCACGAACGAGGAATTGAAGGTCTTGAGGAAAAGGGGCAGGATCTCCACCGACCGGAAGCCCTACGATAAATTCGAGAAGATGGAGAAGTACGTCACCCGCTGA
- a CDS encoding glycosyltransferase family 9 protein → MLDNKLQKTLFHLTSQLTTYFPRGGAWFFDHTIPHLLGNPFLVDLVARQNLERIRKVKKFERILVIPDIHIGDAVMLQGAVYAFRAHFPDARIDFVIKKSVACLIEGNPVISNLYPLFTGVVFPEPADIESVKELVAENRYDLCFNCSPFFEDDSLFPPGQAILNFMTVAPRLIRNGLDRTGINHFLHQSYSFPDKLLRSSRNTFASRAFRGVDVFLSDGALRTAEQWLQASGIRPGKPLFFLNPDTASPYTLIPEHYQVELLKRVLRMDVEVLLGTAFTHKNIEQRILEGLDPQERRRVVLVPTSLPIDAYTALIDKADVFVTGDTGPLHIAAARKRSKSGNSEFRNRTFVVSVFGATPAHMSGYDSTDPLFPPANQDAPSRTFVSESPCRNITCVNKMAKTCQKVRCYDRLDVEGMAGEISDYLEKTKA, encoded by the coding sequence ATGCTCGACAACAAACTCCAGAAGACCCTTTTCCACCTGACCAGCCAGCTCACCACCTATTTCCCCCGGGGTGGGGCCTGGTTCTTCGACCACACCATTCCCCACTTGTTGGGGAATCCCTTCTTGGTGGACCTGGTCGCCCGCCAAAACCTGGAGCGGATCCGCAAGGTCAAGAAATTCGAGAGGATCCTGGTCATTCCCGACATCCATATCGGCGACGCAGTCATGTTGCAGGGGGCGGTCTATGCCTTCCGGGCCCACTTCCCCGACGCCCGGATCGACTTTGTCATCAAAAAATCCGTCGCTTGTTTGATCGAGGGCAACCCGGTCATTTCCAACCTTTATCCCCTCTTCACGGGGGTCGTCTTCCCCGAGCCCGCCGACATCGAATCGGTCAAGGAACTGGTGGCGGAGAACCGTTATGACCTTTGTTTCAACTGTTCCCCCTTTTTCGAGGACGACAGCCTCTTTCCTCCCGGCCAGGCCATTTTGAATTTCATGACCGTGGCCCCGCGCCTGATCCGCAACGGCCTGGACCGGACCGGGATCAACCACTTCCTTCATCAAAGCTATTCCTTCCCGGACAAGCTCCTTCGTTCGAGCCGGAACACCTTCGCGTCCCGGGCCTTCCGGGGGGTGGACGTGTTCCTTTCCGATGGGGCCCTTCGGACCGCCGAGCAATGGCTCCAGGCCTCGGGCATCCGGCCCGGGAAACCCCTCTTTTTCCTGAACCCGGACACGGCTTCCCCCTATACGCTCATCCCCGAGCATTACCAGGTGGAACTGTTGAAAAGGGTGCTTCGAATGGATGTAGAGGTGCTTTTGGGAACGGCTTTTACCCACAAGAACATCGAACAAAGGATCCTGGAGGGCCTGGACCCGCAGGAGCGCCGGCGGGTCGTCCTGGTCCCTACCAGCCTCCCCATTGACGCCTATACAGCCTTGATCGACAAGGCGGACGTCTTCGTGACGGGCGACACGGGCCCCCTGCACATCGCCGCGGCCCGTAAACGCTCCAAGAGCGGGAACTCCGAGTTCCGGAACCGGACCTTCGTCGTCTCGGTCTTCGGAGCGACCCCGGCCCACATGTCGGGTTACGATTCGACCGACCCGCTTTTCCCTCCCGCCAATCAGGATGCGCCCTCCCGCACCTTCGTGTCGGAAAGCCCCTGCCGCAACATCACCTGCGTGAACAAGATGGCGAAGACCTGCCAAAAGGTCCGCTGCTACGACCGGTTGGATGTGGAGGGGATGGCCGGGGAGATCTCGGATTACCTGGAAAAAACCAAGGCTTAA
- a CDS encoding dienelactone hydrolase family protein → MTGDTQEKTIILPVADGTDMAAFVAGPEEPARRGILVFQEIFGVNRHIKNICRRLAQEGYLAIAPEIFHRTAPAGWEGNYDDYPASKPHMEALIPENINADVRAAYEWLKGEGGIGERPIAAVGFCFGGMVAFGTNTVLPLKCAVSFYGSRILSQFIPVAKDQKAPLLLLWGGKDRSTPPDKVKELTDALRAAGKDFVSAEFSEAGHGFNCDERSAFHSASAASAWALTLGFLQHHLL, encoded by the coding sequence ATGACGGGGGACACGCAGGAAAAGACCATCATCCTTCCCGTCGCCGACGGCACCGACATGGCCGCCTTCGTGGCCGGGCCCGAAGAGCCCGCCCGGCGCGGCATCCTGGTCTTCCAGGAGATCTTCGGGGTGAACCGCCATATCAAGAACATCTGCCGGCGCTTGGCCCAGGAAGGCTATCTGGCCATCGCTCCGGAGATATTCCATCGCACGGCTCCGGCCGGTTGGGAAGGGAACTATGACGACTACCCGGCCTCCAAACCCCATATGGAAGCTTTGATCCCCGAGAACATCAACGCGGACGTGAGGGCGGCCTATGAATGGCTGAAGGGCGAAGGGGGGATCGGAGAGCGCCCCATCGCGGCGGTGGGGTTCTGCTTCGGGGGCATGGTGGCCTTCGGGACCAACACCGTCCTTCCCTTGAAATGCGCGGTCTCGTTCTATGGAAGCCGCATCCTGTCCCAGTTCATCCCGGTCGCCAAGGACCAGAAGGCGCCCCTGTTGCTTTTATGGGGCGGCAAGGACAGATCCACCCCGCCGGATAAGGTAAAGGAACTGACCGACGCCCTTCGGGCGGCGGGGAAGGATTTCGTCTCGGCCGAGTTCTCCGAGGCGGGCCACGGTTTCAACTGCGACGAGCGTTCGGCCTTCCATTCGGCCTCCGCCGCCTCCGCCTGGGCCCTGACCCTGGGCTTCCTCCAACATCACCTCTTATAG
- the rpsI gene encoding 30S ribosomal protein S9 has product MPATKEQFAATGRRKTSVARVILRPGKGLFVINGKPLEKFFPEVKHAVVRSPLETVSALNKYDVFANLTGGGITGQAEALRHAISRALLKVDSEMRKPLKVAGFLTRDPRMVERKKYGRKKARRRFQFSKR; this is encoded by the coding sequence GTGCCCGCTACGAAAGAACAATTCGCCGCCACCGGCCGCCGCAAGACCTCGGTCGCCCGTGTCATCCTCCGGCCCGGCAAGGGCCTTTTCGTCATCAATGGGAAGCCCCTTGAAAAATTCTTCCCCGAGGTCAAGCACGCCGTGGTCCGTTCGCCGCTCGAGACGGTCTCGGCCCTCAATAAGTACGACGTGTTCGCCAACCTGACCGGGGGCGGCATCACGGGACAGGCGGAGGCCTTGCGCCACGCCATCTCCCGCGCGCTCCTCAAGGTCGATTCCGAGATGCGCAAGCCCCTCAAGGTGGCCGGGTTCCTGACCCGCGACCCCCGTATGGTCGAGCGCAAGAAGTACGGCCGCAAGAAGGCGCGCCGCCGCTTCCAGTTCTCGAAGCGTTAA
- a CDS encoding tetratricopeptide repeat protein: protein MKRFQTLLLLLLLALQPGMALAKGKVSQVEKDYMKGLEFYLAGHYEKALTRFHWAIDGKWDFWQSYQMLGYCHFELREKEAALRAFQESLRLNPQNPALVKIVQDLKSGALDIPVRPVLAEEHPRGPVAEIPTYYSFNK, encoded by the coding sequence ATGAAACGTTTTCAGACCCTTCTCCTTCTTTTGCTCCTGGCCCTCCAACCCGGGATGGCCCTGGCCAAAGGGAAGGTTTCCCAAGTCGAGAAGGATTACATGAAGGGCCTCGAGTTCTACCTCGCGGGCCATTACGAAAAGGCCCTGACCCGGTTCCACTGGGCCATCGACGGGAAATGGGATTTCTGGCAGTCCTACCAAATGTTGGGTTATTGTCATTTCGAATTGCGCGAGAAGGAAGCGGCCCTTCGAGCCTTCCAGGAGAGCCTCCGTCTGAACCCCCAAAACCCGGCCTTGGTCAAGATCGTCCAGGACCTCAAGAGCGGGGCGTTGGATATCCCGGTCCGTCCGGTCCTGGCCGAAGAGCACCCGCGAGGTCCTGTGGCCGAGATCCCCACCTACTATTCCTTCAATAAATAA
- a CDS encoding amidohydrolase family protein — protein MAQRLILYSRLLLTMDREHPIEDGFVLLQGPRILQVGRRRDLDPVPSARVLDLGDTVLLPGLINAHCHLDFTHLWRKVPYRGSFIDWLRRMGAATRASTPGQFRQGIRAGIQQSLAYGTTTLCDVSTTLESWPLLRSSGLRSILFVELLDLLQASPKDYWKQVQERVLGLLKREPPTPTFRWGLSPHTPFTVSRELYRLAGRYLEQHPRVPTTIHVAESREEARLFKDGRGPLGSSLARLNPHWVLPRNTTPVQYLKHAGWLPKLDLGVHLNAVKGTDIRVLAKNRVAVAHCPGSHEFFGHPAFPYEKMKRAGVRICLGTDSLASNGSLSLFREMRIFRQAHPHVPAREVLSLATSRAAEALGAGRELGRIRPGHLADLIGIPLPRSSAGRDPFERAVQYRGQVSFAMVHGELRFRVP, from the coding sequence ATGGCCCAACGGTTGATCCTCTATTCACGCCTCCTGCTGACCATGGACCGGGAACATCCCATCGAGGATGGTTTTGTCCTGCTCCAAGGTCCCCGCATCCTCCAAGTGGGGAGGCGCCGGGACCTGGACCCGGTGCCGTCGGCCCGCGTGCTGGACCTGGGGGACACGGTCCTTCTTCCGGGGCTCATCAACGCCCATTGTCACCTGGACTTCACCCACTTATGGCGCAAGGTCCCTTATCGCGGGAGCTTCATCGATTGGCTGCGGCGCATGGGGGCGGCCACCCGGGCCTCCACGCCCGGCCAGTTCCGCCAGGGCATCCGGGCCGGCATCCAGCAGAGCCTGGCCTACGGCACCACGACCCTTTGCGATGTCTCGACCACCCTGGAAAGTTGGCCGCTCCTGCGTTCCTCGGGCCTTCGTTCGATCCTGTTCGTCGAGCTCCTCGACCTCCTTCAGGCCTCCCCCAAGGACTATTGGAAGCAGGTCCAGGAGCGGGTCCTGGGGTTGTTGAAACGGGAACCGCCCACACCCACCTTTCGATGGGGCTTGAGCCCGCACACGCCCTTCACCGTTTCCCGGGAGCTTTACCGCCTGGCGGGGCGCTACCTGGAACAGCATCCGCGCGTGCCCACCACCATCCATGTGGCCGAGAGCCGGGAAGAGGCCCGGCTCTTCAAGGACGGCCGGGGGCCCTTGGGGAGCAGTTTGGCAAGGCTCAATCCCCATTGGGTGCTGCCCCGCAACACCACCCCCGTCCAATATCTCAAGCACGCGGGTTGGCTTCCCAAACTGGACCTGGGGGTCCACTTGAACGCGGTGAAGGGAACCGACATCCGGGTCCTGGCCAAGAACCGGGTTGCGGTGGCCCATTGCCCCGGAAGCCACGAATTCTTCGGCCATCCGGCCTTTCCTTATGAAAAAATGAAACGGGCGGGGGTTCGGATCTGCCTGGGGACGGACAGCCTGGCCAGCAACGGGTCCCTTTCCCTGTTCCGGGAAATGCGGATCTTCCGGCAGGCGCATCCGCACGTTCCCGCCCGCGAGGTCCTGTCCCTGGCCACCAGCCGGGCCGCCGAGGCCTTGGGTGCGGGGCGTGAATTAGGGCGCATCCGGCCGGGTCACCTGGCGGACTTGATCGGGATCCCCCTTCCCAGGTCATCGGCCGGGAGGGACCCTTTTGAGAGGGCGGTCCAATACCGCGGACAGGTCTCCTTTGCCATGGTCCATGGGGAGCTTCGGTTCCGGGTCCCCTAG
- a CDS encoding PilZ domain-containing protein codes for MSAKHDSGSERRKYKRAHFDTPVTVHPVVESKSGNVFEVQDKPLTVNSVDLSEGGIRLGGQSLSSKSNIYKLNFQVQKNRMVDVYSKLAWAAEGMVGLQFIVADEEMRKMIRGYVDKSL; via the coding sequence ATGAGCGCCAAGCATGACAGTGGGTCCGAAAGACGGAAGTACAAGCGGGCCCATTTTGATACCCCGGTGACGGTCCATCCGGTGGTGGAATCCAAGTCCGGCAACGTCTTCGAGGTGCAGGACAAGCCCCTCACGGTCAATTCGGTGGACTTGAGCGAAGGCGGCATCCGCCTGGGCGGTCAGTCCCTTTCCTCCAAGTCCAACATCTACAAGCTCAATTTCCAGGTCCAGAAGAACCGCATGGTGGATGTCTACTCCAAACTGGCCTGGGCCGCCGAAGGCATGGTGGGCCTCCAGTTCATCGTGGCCGACGAGGAAATGCGGAAGATGATCCGCGGTTACGTCGACAAAAGCCTGTAG